One genomic window of Cupriavidus sp. P-10 includes the following:
- the fumC gene encoding class II fumarate hydratase, translated as MTDTVRMERDTFGEIAVPAAHFWGAQTQRSLQNFSISTEKQSPELIVAIAWIKRAAAEVNHELGVLDEQKARAIIEAADEIIAEKHPDEFPLAVWQTGSGTQTNMNLNEVIANRASELLGGERGEARKIHPNDDVNRGQSSNDVFPTAMHVAAAYGIVLRLLPALKTLRVTLDQKSKAFADIVKIGRTHLQDATPLTLGQEFSGYVAQLDQGIAHVESALPHLYQLAQGGTAVGTGLNAHPQFADKVAAVIGKLTGLPFVSAQNKFEVMAAADALVFVHGALKTVAASMMKIVNDIRWLASGPRCGLGELSIPENEPGSSIMPGKVNPTQSEAVTMLCCQVFGNDVAVNFGGASGNFELNVFRPMIAHNVLQSVRLLTDGAQSFNDHCAVGIEPNRARIDMLLNESLMLVTALNPHIGYDKAAQIAKKAHKEGTTLKAAALTLGYVTEQQFDEWVRPADMVGNPPR; from the coding sequence ATGACTGATACCGTAAGGATGGAGCGCGACACATTCGGCGAAATCGCCGTGCCCGCCGCGCATTTTTGGGGCGCGCAGACCCAGCGCTCGCTGCAGAACTTCAGCATTTCGACTGAAAAGCAGTCGCCCGAGCTGATCGTTGCTATCGCGTGGATCAAGCGTGCGGCGGCCGAAGTCAACCACGAACTTGGCGTGCTCGACGAGCAGAAGGCACGTGCGATTATCGAGGCGGCCGACGAGATTATCGCTGAGAAACACCCGGACGAGTTTCCGCTTGCGGTCTGGCAGACCGGCTCCGGCACGCAGACCAACATGAACCTGAACGAGGTGATTGCGAACCGCGCGAGCGAGCTCCTTGGCGGGGAGCGCGGCGAAGCGCGCAAGATCCATCCGAACGACGATGTGAATCGTGGCCAGTCGTCTAACGACGTGTTTCCGACCGCTATGCACGTCGCCGCCGCGTACGGGATCGTCCTGCGCCTGCTGCCTGCACTAAAAACGCTGCGTGTGACGCTCGACCAGAAGTCAAAGGCGTTCGCAGACATCGTGAAGATTGGCCGCACGCATCTACAAGACGCGACGCCACTCACCCTCGGCCAGGAGTTTTCCGGCTACGTCGCTCAGCTCGACCAGGGGATCGCGCATGTCGAATCGGCGCTGCCGCATCTCTATCAGCTCGCGCAGGGCGGCACCGCGGTCGGAACCGGGCTAAACGCTCATCCGCAGTTCGCGGACAAGGTCGCCGCAGTGATCGGTAAGCTAACGGGCCTTCCATTCGTGTCCGCTCAGAACAAGTTTGAGGTAATGGCCGCCGCCGACGCACTCGTGTTCGTGCACGGCGCATTAAAGACAGTCGCCGCCAGCATGATGAAGATCGTTAACGACATCCGCTGGCTCGCGAGTGGCCCGCGCTGCGGCCTAGGGGAGCTGTCGATTCCGGAAAACGAGCCGGGCAGTTCAATCATGCCCGGAAAGGTGAACCCTACGCAGTCCGAGGCGGTGACGATGCTGTGCTGCCAGGTATTCGGCAACGACGTCGCGGTGAACTTCGGAGGCGCGAGCGGCAACTTCGAGTTGAACGTGTTTCGGCCGATGATTGCGCACAACGTGCTGCAATCTGTCCGCCTGCTCACGGATGGTGCGCAGAGCTTCAACGATCACTGCGCGGTCGGCATTGAGCCAAACCGCGCACGCATCGACATGCTGCTCAACGAGTCGCTCATGTTGGTGACCGCCCTGAATCCTCACATCGGTTACGACAAAGCCGCACAGATCGCTAAGAAGGCGCACAAGGAAGGCACGACGCTGAAAGCGGCCGCACTCACGCTCGGCTATGTGACCGAACAACAGTTCGACGAATGGGTGCGCCCGGCCGACATGGTCGGCAACCCGCCCCGATGA